A genomic segment from Pseudomonas sp. M30-35 encodes:
- the purL gene encoding phosphoribosylformylglycinamidine synthase, whose protein sequence is MLILRGAPALSAFRHGKLLEQLTRKIPAVTGLYAEFAHFADVVGVLTTDEEQVLARLLKYGPSVDVQEPSGRLFLTIPRFGTISPWSSKASDIARNCGLAKIHRIERGIAYYVTGELDAAAREQVAVLLHDRMTQLVLENLQDAAALFSHATPKPLTVVDVLGGGRAALEKANVELGLALADDEIDYLVSSFGTMGRNPHDIELMMFAQANSEHCRHKIFNASWDIDGQSQEKSLFGMIKNTYQMHSEGVLSAYKDNAAVIVGSTAGRFFPNSETREYSAVTEPVHILMKVETHNHPTAIAPFPGASTGSGGEIRDEGATGRGAKPKAGLTGFTVSNLQIPGFEQPWEVPYGKPERIVTALDIMIEGPLGGAAFNNEFGRPALTGYFRTFEQLISTPHGDEVRGYHKPIMLAGGMGNIREDHVQKAEITVGSKLIVLGGPAMLIGLGGGAASSMATGASSADLDFASVQRENPEMERRCQEVIDRCWQLGENNPISFIHDVGAGGLSNAFPELVNDGERGGRFDLRAVPNDEPGMAPLEIWCNESQERYVMAVDAANFERFKAICERERCPFAVVGEATEERHLTVADSHFGNNAVDMPLNVLLGKAPRMHRSADREAELGDDFDPASVDIKEAVSRVLQHPAVASKNFLITIGDRTITGMVARDQMVGPWQVPVADCAVTASSFDTYSGEAMAMGERTPLALLNAPASGRMAIGETLTNMAGACIAKISDIKLSANWMAAAGHPGEDARLYDTVKAVGMELCPELGITIPVGKDSMSMKTRWQDGDDDKSVTSPMSLIVTGFAPVTDIRRTLTPELRMDKGETDLILIDLGRGQNRMGASILAQVYGKLAKQAPDVDDSEDLKAFFAVIQGLNADGRLLAYHDRSDGGLLATVVEMAFAGHCGLSLQLDTLALSHNELAGVLFNEELGAVIQVNQDFTAEVLSQFSAAGLDDCVAVIGKPVNNGHVEISYKDVSVFSAERRILQRQWSETSYQIQRLRDNAECADQEFDALLEEDNPGLSAKLGFDVNEDIAAPYIKKGLRPQIAVLREQGVNGQVEMAAAFDRAGFNAVDVHMSDILAGRVDLEAFKGLVACGGFSYGDVLGAGEGWAKSILFNNRARDAFSGFFERKDSFSLGVCNGCQMLSNLHELIPGSEFWPHFVRNRSEQFEARVAMVQVQESESIFLRGMAGSRMPIAIAHGEGHAEFKSNDALVEADLSGCVAMRFVDNHGKVTETYPANPNGSPRGITGLTSRDGRVTIMMPHPERVFRAVQNSWCPDEWNEDGAWLRMFRNARAWVD, encoded by the coding sequence ATGTTGATCTTGCGCGGCGCCCCCGCTCTTTCTGCTTTTCGTCACGGCAAGTTGCTCGAGCAACTTACCCGCAAAATACCGGCTGTTACTGGGCTGTACGCCGAATTTGCACACTTCGCCGATGTTGTCGGTGTTCTGACCACTGACGAAGAGCAAGTCTTGGCTCGCTTGTTGAAATACGGGCCGAGTGTAGACGTGCAGGAGCCAAGCGGTCGCTTGTTTCTGACGATTCCACGGTTTGGCACTATTTCACCGTGGTCGAGTAAGGCCAGTGATATCGCTCGCAACTGTGGTTTGGCGAAAATTCATCGCATTGAGCGTGGCATTGCCTACTACGTTACCGGTGAGCTGGATGCGGCTGCGCGTGAACAAGTGGCAGTGCTGCTACATGACCGCATGACTCAGTTGGTGCTGGAGAATCTGCAAGACGCTGCGGCGCTGTTCAGCCACGCCACTCCCAAGCCGTTGACCGTGGTTGACGTGCTCGGTGGCGGTCGTGCTGCTCTGGAAAAAGCCAACGTCGAGTTGGGCCTGGCGCTGGCTGATGATGAAATCGACTACTTAGTCAGCAGTTTCGGCACCATGGGCCGTAACCCGCATGACATCGAACTGATGATGTTTGCTCAGGCTAACTCTGAGCATTGTCGGCACAAGATTTTTAATGCCAGCTGGGACATCGACGGCCAGTCGCAAGAAAAATCGCTGTTCGGCATGATCAAAAATACCTACCAGATGCACAGCGAAGGCGTTCTGTCTGCCTATAAGGACAACGCTGCGGTAATCGTCGGTAGTACAGCTGGACGTTTCTTCCCGAACTCGGAAACCCGTGAATACAGCGCTGTTACAGAGCCTGTGCACATCCTGATGAAGGTTGAAACACACAACCACCCAACTGCGATTGCCCCGTTTCCGGGTGCCTCGACAGGTTCGGGCGGTGAGATTCGTGACGAAGGCGCGACCGGTCGTGGTGCCAAGCCTAAAGCTGGTCTGACTGGTTTTACCGTCTCGAACCTGCAGATTCCGGGCTTCGAACAGCCGTGGGAAGTGCCTTACGGTAAGCCTGAGCGCATTGTCACGGCCTTGGACATCATGATCGAAGGCCCGCTGGGCGGCGCTGCGTTTAACAACGAATTCGGTCGTCCGGCGCTGACGGGTTATTTCCGTACCTTCGAGCAGTTGATCAGCACGCCACACGGTGACGAAGTACGGGGTTATCACAAGCCGATCATGCTGGCCGGTGGTATGGGCAACATCCGCGAAGACCACGTACAAAAAGCTGAGATTACCGTTGGTTCCAAGCTGATCGTACTCGGCGGTCCGGCCATGCTCATTGGCTTGGGTGGCGGTGCGGCTTCGTCGATGGCAACGGGCGCGAGCTCTGCTGACCTTGATTTCGCTTCTGTGCAGCGTGAAAACCCTGAAATGGAGCGCCGCTGTCAGGAAGTTATCGACCGTTGCTGGCAGTTGGGCGAAAACAACCCGATCAGCTTTATCCACGACGTCGGCGCGGGTGGCTTGTCTAATGCCTTCCCTGAACTGGTTAACGATGGCGAGCGCGGTGGTCGTTTTGACCTGCGTGCAGTGCCTAACGATGAACCGGGCATGGCGCCACTGGAAATCTGGTGTAACGAATCCCAGGAACGTTACGTAATGGCGGTTGATGCCGCTAATTTCGAGCGTTTCAAAGCTATTTGTGAGCGTGAGCGTTGCCCATTCGCAGTGGTCGGTGAGGCCACTGAAGAGCGGCACCTGACTGTTGCGGACAGCCACTTTGGCAACAATGCGGTCGATATGCCGCTAAACGTGTTGCTCGGTAAGGCGCCGCGCATGCACCGCAGCGCCGACCGTGAAGCAGAGTTGGGCGATGACTTCGACCCCGCTAGCGTTGATATCAAAGAAGCGGTCTCCCGCGTCTTGCAACACCCAGCTGTAGCCAGCAAGAATTTCTTGATCACCATTGGCGACCGCACCATTACCGGTATGGTGGCGCGCGATCAAATGGTCGGCCCTTGGCAGGTGCCAGTGGCAGACTGTGCGGTAACTGCTTCCAGCTTCGACACCTACAGCGGTGAAGCCATGGCCATGGGTGAACGCACGCCGTTGGCTTTGCTTAACGCACCGGCCTCGGGGCGTATGGCAATTGGTGAAACCCTGACCAACATGGCGGGTGCCTGTATCGCCAAAATTTCCGACATTAAACTGTCGGCAAACTGGATGGCTGCTGCGGGCCACCCAGGTGAAGACGCTCGCCTTTATGACACGGTTAAAGCCGTCGGTATGGAGTTGTGCCCAGAGCTGGGTATTACCATTCCGGTGGGTAAAGACTCGATGTCGATGAAGACGCGCTGGCAGGACGGCGATGACGACAAGAGCGTGACGTCACCAATGTCCTTGATTGTGACTGGCTTCGCGCCGGTCACAGACATCCGTCGCACGCTGACCCCAGAGCTGCGCATGGACAAGGGCGAGACCGATCTGATCTTGATCGATCTTGGCCGTGGCCAGAATCGTATGGGCGCCTCTATTTTGGCGCAGGTATACGGCAAGCTGGCTAAGCAGGCTCCGGATGTCGATGATTCTGAAGACCTGAAAGCATTCTTCGCCGTGATTCAGGGCCTGAATGCAGACGGCCGCTTGCTGGCTTACCACGACCGTTCGGACGGTGGTTTGTTGGCGACCGTGGTGGAAATGGCTTTTGCTGGCCACTGCGGCCTCAGTCTGCAACTCGATACCTTGGCTCTCAGCCATAATGAGCTGGCGGGTGTGTTGTTCAACGAAGAGTTGGGCGCGGTTATTCAAGTTAACCAGGACTTCACCGCTGAAGTGCTTTCGCAGTTCTCTGCTGCGGGGCTGGATGACTGTGTTGCGGTTATCGGTAAGCCGGTTAATAACGGTCATGTCGAGATCAGCTACAAAGACGTCTCGGTGTTCTCTGCCGAGCGGCGCATCCTGCAACGTCAGTGGTCTGAGACCAGCTACCAGATTCAACGCCTGCGCGATAACGCTGAGTGTGCTGATCAAGAGTTCGACGCGCTACTCGAAGAAGACAATCCGGGCCTTAGCGCCAAGCTGGGCTTTGATGTCAACGAAGACATTGCGGCGCCGTATATCAAAAAAGGTCTGCGCCCACAGATTGCCGTATTGCGTGAGCAAGGTGTCAACGGCCAGGTTGAAATGGCTGCAGCGTTCGATCGCGCCGGTTTCAATGCTGTCGACGTACACATGAGCGATATTCTGGCAGGTCGTGTTGATCTCGAGGCTTTCAAAGGTTTGGTCGCGTGCGGCGGCTTCTCCTACGGCGACGTACTGGGCGCGGGGGAAGGCTGGGCTAAGTCGATCCTGTTTAACAATCGTGCACGTGATGCGTTCAGCGGCTTCTTTGAACGTAAAGACAGCTTCTCGTTGGGCGTGTGTAACGGTTGCCAGATGCTCTCCAACCTACATGAGCTGATTCCGGGCAGCGAGTTCTGGCCGCACTTTGTGCGTAACCGTTCCGAGCAGTTCGAAGCGCGTGTGGCAATGGTTCAGGTGCAGGAGTCAGAGTCGATTTTCTTGCGTGGTATGGCGGGTTCACGCATGCCAATCGCTATCGCTCACGGCGAGGGTCATGCCGAGTTTAAGAGCAACGACGCGCTGGTTGAAGCTGACTTGTCCGGTTGCGTGGCGATGCGCTTTGTCGATAACCACGGCAAGGTCACCGAAACCTATCCGGCCAATCCGAACGGTTCGCCGCGCGGTATCACGGGCCTCACCAGTCGCGATGGTCGGGTGACAATCATGATGCCGCACCCTGAGCGGGTCTTCCGCGCCGTGCAGAACTCATGGTGCCCGGATGAGTGGAATGAAGATGGCGCATGGTTGCGCATGTTCCGCAACGCCCGCGCTTGGGTCGATTAA
- a CDS encoding CDGSH iron-sulfur domain-containing protein produces MLCRCGHSSTLPDCSNSCSQAFAVHAQRQQWLLLCRCGRSARSPYCDGSHSSSVSGFKQRWLRFWG; encoded by the coding sequence GTGCTGTGCCGTTGTGGGCATTCGTCCACACTTCCCGATTGCTCCAACTCCTGCTCCCAAGCGTTCGCTGTCCATGCACAGCGCCAGCAATGGCTGCTGCTATGCCGTTGTGGGCGTTCTGCGCGCTCACCCTATTGTGATGGCAGTCATAGTTCATCCGTCTCCGGGTTCAAGCAGCGCTGGCTTCGCTTCTGGGGCTGA
- a CDS encoding YqfO family protein, with amino-acid sequence MYKLCFYVPESHLETVKVAIFAAGAGHIGNYDNCCWQVPGQGQFRPLPGSQPYTGGEGVLERHSEWKVELVVADELIHETVKALKASHPYETPAFDVWRLSDLQF; translated from the coding sequence ATGTATAAATTGTGCTTTTACGTGCCTGAAAGTCACCTTGAAACCGTTAAAGTCGCCATTTTTGCCGCAGGTGCTGGGCATATAGGCAATTACGATAATTGCTGCTGGCAAGTACCGGGGCAGGGCCAGTTTCGCCCGCTGCCGGGCAGTCAGCCATATACGGGTGGCGAAGGGGTTTTAGAGCGACACTCTGAGTGGAAGGTCGAGCTGGTGGTGGCGGATGAGCTGATTCACGAAACGGTCAAGGCGCTCAAAGCCAGCCATCCTTACGAAACCCCAGCATTTGATGTGTGGCGTCTGTCTGATCTGCAGTTCTAA
- a CDS encoding murein L,D-transpeptidase family protein has translation MRWLLALICFSFVANVFANTPVPPPLQKSNQAQRIDKVLILKSERKLQLISKGQPFKSYRVSLGKKPKGHKQFEGDQRTPEGIYWIDWRKTSDNYQLSMHISYPNARDQATARSKGLSPGGMIMIHGTPIDEEYPEWYFSTLDWTNGCIAMKNTDMREIWSLVKDGTLIEIRP, from the coding sequence ATGCGCTGGTTGCTGGCTTTAATCTGCTTTTCCTTTGTTGCTAATGTGTTTGCAAACACACCGGTGCCGCCACCTTTACAGAAAAGTAACCAAGCTCAGCGCATCGACAAAGTGCTGATCCTCAAGTCCGAACGCAAACTGCAACTCATCAGCAAAGGCCAGCCATTCAAAAGCTATCGTGTTTCTCTGGGTAAAAAGCCAAAGGGCCACAAACAATTTGAAGGCGACCAACGCACACCGGAAGGCATCTATTGGATTGATTGGCGCAAAACCAGCGACAACTACCAACTGTCGATGCACATCTCATACCCCAATGCCCGCGACCAAGCCACTGCTCGCAGTAAAGGTCTGTCACCGGGCGGCATGATCATGATTCATGGCACGCCAATCGATGAAGAATACCCAGAGTGGTACTTCAGCACACTCGATTGGACCAACGGCTGCATTGCCATGAAAAACACCGACATGCGCGAAATCTGGTCGCTGGTTAAAGACGGCACACTGATCGAAATTCGCCCCTGA
- a CDS encoding NUDIX hydrolase produces MKFCSQCGNPVSHRIPEGDSRLRFVCELCSTIHYENPRIVAGCIPVWNQQVLLCRRAIEPRRGFWTLPAGFMENGETIEQAAIRETAEEACARVHDLALYNLIDLPHINQVHVFFRAELTDMDFAVGEESLEVALFNEADIPWSELAFPTIGRTLECYFADRITARFPVRNESLEALRAHYKVAF; encoded by the coding sequence ATGAAATTCTGCAGTCAGTGTGGCAACCCGGTAAGCCATCGAATCCCTGAGGGGGACAGCCGTTTACGCTTTGTCTGCGAACTCTGCAGCACGATTCATTACGAAAATCCGCGCATCGTTGCGGGCTGTATTCCTGTTTGGAACCAGCAAGTCCTTCTCTGCCGCCGGGCCATTGAACCGCGCCGGGGTTTCTGGACGTTACCCGCAGGCTTTATGGAGAATGGTGAAACCATTGAACAAGCCGCTATTCGCGAAACAGCCGAGGAAGCCTGCGCCCGAGTCCACGATTTAGCGCTGTATAACCTAATTGATTTACCCCACATCAATCAGGTGCATGTATTCTTTCGCGCAGAACTCACTGACATGGACTTTGCGGTGGGTGAAGAGAGTCTGGAGGTCGCCTTGTTTAATGAAGCGGACATCCCTTGGTCAGAGCTGGCTTTCCCGACCATCGGGCGTACTTTAGAATGCTACTTTGCTGATCGCATAACCGCCCGGTTTCCGGTCCGCAATGAGTCTTTAGAGGCCTTACGCGCACACTACAAAGTAGCTTTTTGA
- a CDS encoding CoA pyrophosphatase produces the protein MLDELLQRVRSYQPLVLEADDSFPEAAVLVPITRSDEPEVVLTLRASGLSTHGGEVAFPGGRRDPEDQDLVQTALREAEEEIALPPGLVEVIGPLSTLVSRHGIQVTPFVGVVPDFVDYRANDGEIAAVFSVPLKFFREDPRETTHRIDYLGQSWYVPSYRFGEYKIWGLTAIMLVELINLLYDESPIDLHTPPKHFISLT, from the coding sequence ATGCTCGATGAGCTACTCCAACGTGTACGGTCTTACCAACCGCTAGTTCTGGAAGCAGACGATAGCTTCCCTGAAGCGGCGGTACTGGTCCCTATCACCCGTAGTGATGAACCCGAAGTCGTGCTCACCCTACGCGCCAGTGGTTTGTCCACGCACGGCGGTGAGGTTGCGTTTCCAGGCGGGCGGCGTGACCCTGAAGATCAAGATCTTGTGCAAACAGCATTGCGTGAAGCAGAAGAAGAGATCGCGTTGCCGCCGGGGTTGGTAGAAGTGATTGGCCCGCTTAGTACTCTGGTTTCGCGCCATGGTATTCAGGTCACACCCTTCGTTGGTGTGGTCCCGGACTTTGTTGATTACCGGGCCAACGACGGCGAGATTGCGGCGGTATTTTCGGTGCCACTGAAGTTTTTTCGCGAGGATCCTCGCGAAACCACCCACCGGATTGATTACCTTGGCCAGAGTTGGTACGTGCCGAGCTATCGCTTTGGCGAATATAAAATATGGGGGCTGACGGCGATCATGCTGGTCGAGCTGATTAATCTGCTCTACGACGAGTCACCGATCGATTTGCACACGCCGCCAAAGCACTTCATTAGCCTGACGTGA
- a CDS encoding gamma carbonic anhydrase family protein, whose protein sequence is MKYRLGQSAVDAHPESWAAPNATLVGKIKLEQGASVWFNAVLRGDNELIHIGEHSNVQDGSVMHTDMGFPLTLGKGVTVGHNAMLHGCTVGDYSLIGINAVVLNGAKIGKYCIIGANSLIGEGKEIPDGSLVMGSPGKVVRELTDVQKKMLEASAAHYVHNAQRYARELTEQDG, encoded by the coding sequence ATGAAATACCGACTAGGACAATCCGCAGTCGATGCGCACCCGGAAAGCTGGGCCGCGCCGAATGCGACCTTGGTTGGCAAGATCAAGCTGGAGCAGGGCGCAAGCGTTTGGTTTAACGCTGTGCTGCGCGGCGATAACGAACTGATCCATATTGGCGAGCACAGTAATGTGCAAGACGGCAGTGTCATGCATACCGACATGGGGTTCCCGCTGACCCTCGGTAAAGGCGTTACGGTTGGCCATAACGCTATGCTGCACGGTTGCACGGTAGGCGATTACAGCCTTATTGGTATCAATGCCGTGGTGCTCAATGGCGCCAAAATTGGTAAATACTGCATCATTGGGGCGAACTCCTTGATTGGTGAAGGCAAGGAAATTCCTGATGGCTCGTTGGTCATGGGTTCGCCCGGCAAGGTCGTGCGTGAGCTGACCGATGTACAAAAGAAAATGCTTGAGGCCAGCGCCGCGCACTACGTCCACAACGCCCAGCGCTATGCCCGTGAATTGACTGAGCAAGATGGCTAA
- a CDS encoding DUF1289 domain-containing protein: MSDERPVASPCVHVCALDEEDICIGCQRNVAEITRWSRMDNQERRDVLVQCHQRAVSKGIIL; this comes from the coding sequence ATGAGTGATGAGCGTCCTGTTGCCTCACCCTGCGTACACGTTTGTGCGCTGGATGAAGAGGATATTTGCATCGGCTGCCAGCGTAACGTCGCTGAAATTACCCGCTGGAGCCGCATGGATAACCAAGAGCGCCGTGATGTGCTGGTGCAGTGCCATCAACGTGCCGTGAGCAAAGGTATTATTCTCTAG
- the purT gene encoding formate-dependent phosphoribosylglycinamide formyltransferase, producing the protein MPSIGTPLSPSATRVLLCGSGELGKEVVIELQRLGVEVIAVDRYANAPAMQVAHRSHVVNMLDGAELRAVIEQEKPHYIVPEIEAIATATLAELEREGYTVIPSARAAQLTMNREGIRRLAAEELGLPTSPYEFADSFEAFRAAVSTIGFPCVVKPIMSSSGKGQSVLKSEADVQQAWDYAQEGGRAGKGRVIVEGFIDFDYEIALLTVRHINGTTFCAPVGHRQERGDYQESWQPQPMSPKAMAEAERIALAVTDSLGGLGLFGVELFVKGDQVWFCEISPRPHDTGMVTLISQDLSEFALHARAILGLPIPVIRQFGPSASAVVLVEGQSEQVSFGNLAAALAEPDTMLRLFGKPQVNGQRRMGVALARDESLELARGKATRAAKAVNVEL; encoded by the coding sequence ATGCCTAGTATTGGAACTCCGTTGTCGCCAAGTGCGACTCGCGTATTGCTGTGTGGCTCGGGCGAGCTGGGAAAAGAAGTGGTGATCGAGCTGCAGCGTCTCGGGGTCGAGGTGATTGCTGTTGACCGCTATGCCAATGCTCCGGCGATGCAGGTTGCGCACCGTAGTCACGTGGTCAATATGCTTGATGGCGCTGAACTTCGTGCGGTGATTGAGCAGGAAAAACCGCATTACATCGTGCCCGAGATTGAGGCAATTGCCACCGCGACTCTGGCTGAGCTTGAGCGTGAAGGCTACACCGTGATCCCAAGTGCGCGCGCCGCTCAACTGACCATGAACCGCGAAGGCATTCGCCGCTTGGCCGCAGAAGAACTGGGTCTGCCAACCTCGCCGTATGAATTTGCTGACTCGTTTGAGGCGTTCCGGGCTGCTGTAAGCACTATTGGCTTCCCTTGTGTGGTTAAGCCGATCATGAGTTCTTCTGGCAAGGGCCAGTCGGTACTCAAGAGTGAGGCTGATGTACAGCAAGCATGGGATTACGCGCAGGAAGGCGGTCGCGCTGGCAAGGGGCGGGTAATTGTCGAAGGTTTTATCGACTTTGATTATGAGATTGCCCTGCTGACTGTACGTCATATCAATGGCACCACGTTTTGTGCACCTGTTGGCCATCGTCAGGAGCGCGGTGACTACCAGGAGTCGTGGCAACCTCAGCCCATGAGTCCCAAGGCCATGGCCGAGGCTGAGCGCATTGCGTTGGCGGTCACTGATTCGCTGGGCGGCCTCGGTTTGTTTGGTGTTGAGTTGTTTGTTAAGGGCGACCAGGTCTGGTTCTGTGAAATCTCGCCGCGCCCGCATGACACCGGCATGGTGACCTTGATCTCCCAAGACCTTTCCGAGTTTGCCTTGCATGCGCGGGCAATTCTAGGTCTGCCAATTCCAGTGATTCGCCAGTTTGGTCCTTCGGCTTCAGCTGTGGTGCTGGTTGAGGGGCAATCCGAGCAGGTCAGCTTCGGCAATCTGGCTGCAGCACTGGCGGAGCCCGATACCATGCTGCGCTTGTTCGGTAAGCCGCAAGTCAATGGTCAGCGGCGCATGGGTGTAGCGCTGGCGCGTGACGAGTCGCTGGAGCTGGCGCGGGGCAAAGCAACACGTGCTGCCAAGGCGGTTAACGTCGAGCTGTGA
- a CDS encoding SGNH/GDSL hydrolase family protein, with amino-acid sequence MNGQSWRWWLLIGLTSPVVIPLALYTRLTALRLAPAAGPAEGVAGVRYAGRPVRLLLLGESTAAGVGVSCLSQALVGQLASALADSQQRPVAWRVLAENGITATQACQRLLPQVPAGSFDLAVLVFGVNDCSHLTRLSRWRASLCRLAVGLQAGGASVVFTGVPPLQYFTALPWLLRWLLGARAQQLDAQLQALADEHRALYVPLELDFSDEYLALDGYHPSGAGYRVWAQHLAAAITRSLHSRKID; translated from the coding sequence GTGAATGGCCAGAGCTGGCGTTGGTGGCTGCTGATTGGATTGACGTCGCCTGTGGTCATACCGCTGGCGCTATACACACGCCTTACTGCATTGCGTCTTGCTCCTGCTGCTGGGCCTGCCGAGGGCGTGGCCGGTGTTCGTTACGCCGGACGGCCTGTGCGACTTTTACTGCTCGGCGAGTCAACGGCGGCTGGCGTAGGCGTAAGTTGCTTGTCGCAAGCCTTGGTCGGGCAACTGGCTAGTGCGTTGGCCGACTCCCAACAGCGTCCGGTCGCATGGCGGGTGCTGGCTGAGAACGGTATTACCGCCACCCAGGCCTGCCAGCGATTGCTACCGCAGGTTCCAGCCGGCTCGTTTGATTTGGCGGTGTTGGTGTTCGGGGTTAACGACTGTAGTCACCTGACTCGGCTTAGCCGTTGGCGCGCTTCGTTGTGCAGGCTCGCCGTTGGGCTTCAAGCGGGTGGTGCGTCAGTGGTTTTTACCGGTGTTCCGCCGCTACAGTACTTTACGGCGCTGCCTTGGCTGCTGCGCTGGTTATTAGGTGCCAGAGCGCAGCAGCTGGACGCGCAATTGCAGGCGCTGGCTGATGAGCACCGCGCTCTGTATGTGCCGCTAGAACTGGATTTTTCAGACGAGTATCTGGCGCTCGATGGTTATCACCCATCAGGTGCGGGGTATCGAGTTTGGGCGCAGCATTTGGCCGCTGCGATTACTCGCTCGCTTCACTCTCGGAAGATCGACTAA
- a CDS encoding HlyC/CorC family transporter: MDTLPPGFLLGVLIFLLACSAFFSSSETGILSLNRYRLRHMAKEGHRGAKRVSALLSRPDRLLGTILIGNNFVNILASSIATVLAIKLWGEAGIAIATIGLTIALLIFGEITPKTLAALHPERVAYPFSMPLSILLKLFYPLVIMLGWISNGLLRLLGVDPTSKSSDSLTTEELRSVVRESGHELPKNRQSMLLGILDLEKVTVNDIMIPRNEVTGINLEDDIEIIITQLVSTTHTRLPVFRTDINQIEGVVHIRQIARLLTSNQLTKESLLGACMEPYFVPESTPLSTQLINFQKQKHRIGIVVDEYGDVIGVVSLEDILEEIVGDFSNQNTLRNPDIHPQADGTHVIDGAAYIREINKALDWELSCEGPKTLNGLITEALESIPDSPVCLKIGNYHLEILQSSDNRVKSVKVWQALSRSSESEASE, translated from the coding sequence GTGGACACTTTGCCCCCCGGCTTTCTGCTTGGCGTTCTGATTTTCCTGCTGGCTTGCTCAGCGTTCTTCTCAAGTTCCGAAACCGGCATTCTCAGCCTCAACCGCTATCGCCTGCGCCACATGGCCAAAGAAGGTCATCGCGGCGCCAAGCGCGTCAGCGCCTTGCTCAGCCGTCCCGATCGGCTGCTCGGGACGATTCTGATCGGCAACAACTTCGTCAATATTCTCGCCTCCTCAATCGCAACCGTCTTGGCAATCAAGCTCTGGGGCGAAGCCGGTATCGCTATTGCCACCATTGGCTTGACCATCGCACTGCTGATTTTCGGCGAAATCACCCCAAAAACCCTGGCAGCCCTGCACCCGGAGCGCGTGGCCTATCCATTCAGCATGCCCCTAAGCATACTGCTCAAACTGTTTTACCCGCTGGTCATCATGCTCGGCTGGATCAGCAACGGCCTTCTCAGGCTGCTGGGCGTTGACCCAACCAGCAAAAGCAGTGACAGCCTGACCACCGAAGAGCTGCGCAGCGTTGTGCGTGAGTCAGGCCATGAGCTGCCGAAAAACCGCCAAAGCATGCTGCTGGGCATTCTTGACCTGGAAAAGGTCACGGTTAACGACATCATGATTCCGCGCAATGAAGTGACCGGGATCAATCTCGAAGACGACATCGAAATCATCATTACCCAGTTGGTCAGCACGACACACACGCGTTTGCCGGTCTTTCGCACTGATATCAACCAGATCGAAGGTGTGGTGCATATCCGCCAGATCGCCCGCCTGCTAACCAGCAACCAACTGACCAAAGAGAGCCTGTTAGGCGCCTGCATGGAGCCATACTTTGTGCCCGAGAGCACGCCGCTTTCGACTCAGCTGATCAACTTCCAAAAGCAAAAACATCGCATTGGTATCGTCGTTGATGAATATGGCGATGTCATCGGCGTAGTTTCATTGGAAGATATTCTTGAAGAAATTGTCGGCGACTTCAGCAACCAAAATACCCTGCGCAATCCAGACATTCACCCGCAAGCCGACGGCACCCACGTCATCGATGGTGCCGCGTATATTCGCGAAATCAACAAAGCACTGGATTGGGAACTATCGTGTGAAGGGCCAAAAACCCTGAACGGCTTGATCACTGAAGCATTGGAAAGTATTCCAGATAGCCCGGTGTGCCTAAAAATAGGCAACTATCACTTGGAAATTCTGCAATCGTCTGACAACCGCGTTAAAAGCGTGAAAGTCTGGCAAGCGCTTAGTCGATCTTCCGAGAGTGAAGCGAGCGAGTAA